The Gloeomargarita sp. SKYB120 genomic interval GACGGGAGGCCTATCCAGGGGATGTGTTTTACCTGCACTCGCGGCTGTTGGAACGGGCGGCCAAGTTGAACGATACCCTGGGTGGGGGCAGCATGACCGCCTTGCCGATTGTGGAAACCCAAGCGGGGGACGTGGCGGCCTACATTCCCACCAACGTGATTTCGATTACCGACGGGCAGATTTTCCTGTCAGCAGACCTGTTCAACGCTGGCGTGCGTCCTGCTATCAACGTGGGGATTTCCGTGTCGCGGGTGGGGTCGGCAGCCCAGATTAAGGCCATGAAGCAGGTGGCGGGGAAACTGAAACTGGAGCTGGCTCAGTTTGCCGAGCTTGAGGCCTTTTCCCAATTCGCGTCCGATTTGGACAAGGCCACCCAGGAGCAATTGGCGCGGGGGCAACGGATTCGGGAAATGCTCAAGCAACCCCAGTTTTCGCCGATTCCGGTGGAGGAGCAGGTGGCGATGATTTACACCTGTACCAATGGTTATGTGGATGATTTGGCGCTAGAGCAGGTGCAACCGTTTTTGACGGGGTTGCGGGAGTACCTGCGCACCAACAAGCCCCAATTTGGCGAGATCATCCGCACCACCAAGCAACTGACGCCTGAGGCGGAAGGATTGCTCAAGGAGGCCATTGCCGAGTACAAGGCCGGTTTCACGGCGGCCTAGGAGGGTAAAGATGCCCAGTTTGAAAGCTATTCGGGACCGGATCAATTCGGTCAAGAACACTCGCAAGATTACCGAGGCGATGCGGTTGGTGGCGGCGGCCAAGGTGCGGCGAGCGCAGGAGCAGGTCTTGGCGACCCGTCCCTTTGCCGACCGGTTGGCCCAGGTCCTGTATGGTCTCCAGTCCCGCTTACAGTTGGAGAATCTGGAGGTGCCGCTGTTGCAGCAACGGCCTGTGCGGCGGGTGGCCCTGGTGATTTTGTCGGGCGACCGAGGCTTGTGTGGGGCCTATAACGCCAACATCATCCGTCGGGCCGAGCAACGGATTCGTGAGCTAGGGGAGCTGGGCCTGGACTACACCCTGGTGCTGGTGGGGCGCAAGGCTGCCCAGTACTTCAGCCGGCGGCAACACCCGATTGACCGCTCGTTTACTGGTTTGGAGCAGATTCCTACCGCCGCTGAGGCGCGTCGGATTAGTCAAGAGATGCTCAGCCTTTTTCTGTCGGAGGACGTGGACCGGGTGGAGTTAATCTATACCCGCTTTGTGTCCCTGATCAGCTCTCGCCCGGTGGTGCAGACCCTCCTGCCCATGACGCTGCAAGGTTTGGAGCCCCAGGATGACGAAATTTTCCGGCTGACGACGCGGGAAGGGCGCTTTGCCGTGGAACGCCGTCCCCAAGCCCAACCGCCGAGGATGGTATTTCCTCAGGAAATGATCTTTGAGCAGGACCCGGTGCAAATCTTCAGCGCCCTCTTGCCCCTTTATCTCAACAACCAGGTGCTGCGGGCGCTCCAGGAGGCCGCCGCCAGTGAACTCGCCGCCCGGATGACGGCCATGAGCAACGCCAGCGACAACGCCAAGGCGCTCATCAAAAATCTCACCATTTCCTACAACAAAGCGCG includes:
- a CDS encoding F0F1 ATP synthase subunit gamma; this translates as MPSLKAIRDRINSVKNTRKITEAMRLVAAAKVRRAQEQVLATRPFADRLAQVLYGLQSRLQLENLEVPLLQQRPVRRVALVILSGDRGLCGAYNANIIRRAEQRIRELGELGLDYTLVLVGRKAAQYFSRRQHPIDRSFTGLEQIPTAAEARRISQEMLSLFLSEDVDRVELIYTRFVSLISSRPVVQTLLPMTLQGLEPQDDEIFRLTTREGRFAVERRPQAQPPRMVFPQEMIFEQDPVQIFSALLPLYLNNQVLRALQEAAASELAARMTAMSNASDNAKALIKNLTISYNKARQAAITQQIMEVVAGANALKD